One Alnus glutinosa chromosome 3, dhAlnGlut1.1, whole genome shotgun sequence genomic region harbors:
- the LOC133863390 gene encoding dirigent protein 25-like → MAKLPSISMLTIACALLFMFIIHQQASSARTIGNPTPTPRNHYHRITFLMRDVLINVTQPSSKPATAKVTGQLPFPKPLGLFPPNGGIPLLGSNPTVPGTAAGLSTQTLDLSAIGLSFPARATIQELEFGTVTVIDQELFKGSSKNNMSPMLGKAQGIYVASSEDGSSHMMAMTAYFAGSDGFKDGLRFFGVHQTDVPESHIAVIGGIGKYQGANGYAKVKAVDDHVGSHTDEEGKGTNKLLLFHVYLS, encoded by the coding sequence ATGGCCAAGCTTCCCTCCATCTCCATGCTAACCATAGCCTGCGCACTCTTATTCATGTTCATCATCCACCAGCAGGCATCCTCCGCTAGAACCATTGGCAATCCCACCCCAACCCCTCGTAACCATTATCACAGAATAACGTTTCTAATGAGAGACGTGCTGATCAATGTGACTCAACCCTCATCAAAGCCCGCAACCGCTAAAGTCACCGGTCAGCTCCCCTTCCCAAAGCCACTAGGCCTCTTCCCTCCTAATGGAGGAATCCCCCTACTTGGGTCCAATCCAACAGTTCCCGGCACCGCTGCCGGATTGTCCACTCAAACACTTGATCTCTCCGCCATCGGTCTATCTTTCCCGGCTAGAGCTACTATTCAAGAGTTGGAGTTTGGGACAGTAACAGTAATAGACCAAGAATTATTTAAAGGTTCGAGTAAAAACAACATGTCACCCATGCTTGGAAAAGCACAGGGGATATATGTTGCAAGCTCAGAAGATGGGAGCAGCCATATGATGGCCATGACAGCATATTTTGCTGGTAGTGATGGCTTTAAGGATGGGTTGAGGTTTTTTGGGGTGCACCAGACCGATGTTCCCGAGTCTCATATTGCAGTTATTGGTGGCATTGGGAAGTATCAAGGCGCAAATGGGTATGCAAAAGTTAAGGCAGTGGATGATCATGTGGGTTCTCATACTGATGAGGAAGGAAAAGGAACCAATAAGCTCCTTCTGTTCCATGTATATCTCAGTTAG
- the LOC133862907 gene encoding dirigent protein 24-like, with amino-acid sequence MAKLAITANTLKGFFCLVLLAITIGCANSARILDEVDPQPPILPYPPQSTNPTATPVPDVTPQVGPTTAILPSGQIPASTVANDVEVDVDVAPVASPDVEPDVDSPQPEPVEPIVDSPQPEPEEPDTVPTPVTPVVGPTIPAPTGPVAPVATTAGATLAKPGGPQASGLTFFMHDILGGIHPSARVVTGIIANTQINGLPFTTPNNDIFPVSGGVPLSNANLNGILNNNNLPYLAGLNGVGPQASTVIQNSGNNGIVNGGNNLPFVTAGQLPSGATLQKLMFGSLTVIDDELTEGHVLGSAVVGKAQGFYLASSLDGTSQTMAVTVLLHGAGQHEVVEDTISFFGVHRTASLESQIAVVGGTGKYENAKGYATVETLHLEDQHTTDGVDTILQFSVYLSE; translated from the coding sequence ATGGCCAAACTTGCTATCACCGCCAACACACTCAAAGGCTTCTTCTGCCTCGTGCTCCTAGCAATCACCATTGGGTGCGCCAACTCTGCCAGGATCCTTGACGAAGTGGACCCACAACCCCCAATCCTCCCGTACCCACCCCAATCTACCAATCCCACAGCAACACCTGTCCCAGATGTAACTCCACAGGTTGGTCCCACCACCGCAATATTGCCAAGTGGCCAAATCCCTGCCTCCACTGTGGCTAATGACGTTGAAGTTGACGTTGATGTGGCACCGGTAGCTAGTCCAGATGTCGAGCCAGATGTTGACTCGCCACAACCTGAGCCCGTTGAGCCAATTGTCGATTCGCCACAACCCGAGCCAGAAGAACCTGATACTGTGCCAACCCCTGTGACTCCTGTAGTTGGTCCCACCATCCCAGCACCAACTGGCCCAGTTGCCCCGGTGGCTACCACCGCCGGTGCTACGTTGGCAAAACCTGGCGGCCCACAAGCCTCTGGGTTGACCTTCTTCATGCATGACATCCTAGGTGGCATACACCCATCAGCCAGGGTGGTCACTGGGATCATAGCCAATACCCAAATCAACGGCCTCCCTTTTACCACACCCAACAACGACATCTTCCCAGTCAGCGGTGGGGTCCCACTGAGCAACGCAAACCTCAACGGTATcctcaacaacaacaacctGCCCTACCTCGCGGGACTCAACGGCGTTGGCCCCCAAGCCTCCACCGTCATCCAGAACAGCGGCAACAACGGCATCGTCAATGGCGGAAACAACCTGCCTTTCGTAACCGCCGGTCAGTTGCCATCGGGTGCCACGCTCCAGAAGCTAATGTTTGGGTCACTGACGGTGATCGACGACGAATTGACGGAGGGTCACGTGCTGGGTTCCGCTGTGGTTGGCAAAGCGCAAGGGTTTTACTTGGCGAGCTCGTTGGATGGGACGAGCCAGACAATGGCGGTGACTGTGTTGCTGCACGGTGCTGGTCAGCATGAGGTGGTGGAGGATACGATCAGCTTCTTTGGGGTGCATCGGACAGCGTCGCTGGAGTCTCAGATTGCGGTGGTTGGCGGAACCGGGAAGTACGAGAACGCTAAAGGGTATGCTACGGTGGAGACGCTTCATTTGGAGGATCAGCACACTACGGACGGCGTGGACACAATCCTGCAGTTCAGTGTTTACCTTTCTGAGTAG
- the LOC133862908 gene encoding dirigent protein 25-like gives METHKAIANLLFLTLTILSATSARILDEQPAVPVVPPEATNGVDTPVTNADPSHTLTFFLHDILGGSNPTAEAVTGIVNNPAINGQLPFAKPNGAVLPVSNGNNGLTDNNNNNNIPFLTGLSGATAAVMQNNGGFGNVPVVNGGQLPSGNTLQKLMFGTMTVFDDELTEGHELRSGLVGKAQGFYVGSSEDGTGQTMAFTVMFERGRYADSLSFFGIHRTAVSESQLAIMGGTGKYVNAKGFATVKTYAETNNQQHETDGLETLLEFTVYVTY, from the coding sequence ATGGAAACCCACAAGGCCATCGCCAACCTTTTGTTCCTCACCCTCACCATTTTGTCTGCCACATCAGCAAGAATTCTCGACGAGCAACCAGCAGTGCCCGTGGTTCCACCAGAAGCAACCAATGGAGTTGACACACCTGTCACCAATGCTGACCCTTCCCATACCTTAACCTTTTTCCTGCATGACATACTCGGAGGGTCAAACCCGACGGCTGAAGCCGTGACAGGGATAGTCAACAACCCAGCCATCAACGGTCAACTCCCATTTGCCAAGCCCAATGGGGCAGTCCTTCCAGTCAGCAACGGTAATAACGGTCTTAccgacaacaacaacaacaacaacattcCATTCCTCACCGGCCTCAGTGGCGCCACAGCGGCTGTGATGCAAAACAACGGAGGATTTGGAAACGTCCCGGTCGTCAATGGCGGTCAACTCCCGTCAGGTAACACCCTCCAGAAGCTCATGTTTGGCACCATGACCGTGTTCGACGATGAGCTGACCGAGGGGCACGAGCTCCGGTCAGGATTGGTGGGAAAGGCGCAAGGGTTCTATGTGGGGAGCTCGGAAGACGGTACCGGTCAGACCATGGCGTTTACCGTTATGTTTGAGAGAGGGCGTTACGCCGATAGCCTTAGTTTCTTCGGGATCCATAGGACTGCCGTGTCAGAGTCCCAGCTAGCCATCATGGGTGGGACTGGGAAGTATGTTAACGCGAAAGGATTTGCCACGGTTAAGACCTACGCGGAGACCAATAATCAGCAGCATGAGACTGACGGCTTGGAGACGTTGCTGGAGTTCACTGTTTATGTAACTTACTGA